The Kitasatospora sp. NBC_00374 genome has a segment encoding these proteins:
- a CDS encoding DNA-formamidopyrimidine glycosylase family protein — protein sequence MPEGDTVYRATAQLHAALAGQVLTSADLRVPAHATADLTGRRVLEVVPRGKHLLTRIEGGLTLHTHLRMDGRWALYRLGERWSGGPAFQIRAVLGTDHHTAVGYRLPVVELLRTADEQRAVGHLGPDLLGPDWDAAEARRRLTGQPDRPLGEALLDQRNLAGLGNVYANELCFLAGVTPWTPVGSLPTLDRLLARARQLLDANRLHPGHVTTGDTRPGRQNWVYGRARRPCARCGTPLRTGTHAEDRPATWCPHCQRGPTP from the coding sequence GTGCCCGAAGGAGACACCGTCTACCGCGCGACCGCCCAGCTGCACGCGGCACTGGCCGGCCAGGTGCTGACCAGCGCCGACCTGCGGGTGCCCGCACACGCCACCGCCGACCTGACCGGCCGCCGCGTGCTGGAGGTCGTCCCGCGCGGCAAACACCTGCTGACCCGGATCGAGGGCGGCCTCACCCTCCACACCCACCTCCGGATGGACGGCCGCTGGGCGCTCTACCGCCTCGGCGAACGCTGGAGCGGCGGCCCCGCCTTCCAGATCAGGGCCGTCCTCGGCACCGACCACCACACCGCCGTCGGCTACCGCCTGCCCGTCGTCGAACTGCTGCGCACCGCCGACGAACAGCGGGCCGTCGGCCACCTCGGCCCCGACCTCCTCGGCCCCGACTGGGACGCCGCCGAGGCCCGCCGCCGCCTCACCGGACAGCCCGACCGCCCCCTCGGCGAGGCCCTGCTCGACCAGCGCAACCTGGCCGGCCTCGGCAACGTGTACGCCAACGAGCTCTGCTTCCTCGCCGGAGTCACCCCGTGGACCCCGGTCGGCTCGCTGCCCACCCTCGACCGCCTGCTCGCCCGCGCCCGGCAACTCCTCGACGCCAACAGACTCCACCCCGGCCACGTCACCACCGGCGACACCCGCCCCGGCCGCCAGAACTGGGTCTACGGCCGCGCCCGCCGCCCCTGCGCCCGCTGCGGCACCCCGCTGCGCACCGGCACCCACGCCGAGGACCGCCCCGCCACCTGGTGCCCGCACTGCCAGCGCGGCCCCACCCCCTGA
- a CDS encoding bifunctional phosphatase PAP2/diacylglycerol kinase family protein, with protein MRVITDLDRRLFDRVAVSRLRGAHPVLPRLTRAANHGVLWLGTAAVLAATRNRTARRAALRGVGALALASATANIFAKGATRRPRPLLDQVPVVRRLVVQPTTTSFPSGHSASAAAFATAVAIESPLLGLVVAPVAAGVIASRVYVGVHYPGDVLAGAALGAGLAALTLRWWPARAAEPARTAPPGTEAPALPRGNGLTVVVNPSAGADGPEATMAELRTLLPEADLRLCGPDDDLAELMDRAAGAATRAGGALGVCGGDGTVNLAATVAARDGLPLAVFPGGTLNHFAVDLGSHDLRSTAEAVEQGSAAGVDLGRVTGGDTDRPFLNTFSIGVYPDLVRIREKHEKRIGKWPALGLALTRVLRTAQPMPVSVSGVPRLLWLLFAGNGPYDPPGFAPSHRSRLDDGRLDIRAVDGSRPFARTRLVGAFLLGTLGNSRIYREVRLSALDLTDLRGVDHFTVDGEVVKAPDRLLLHKAARALTVYRPQDPAIP; from the coding sequence ATGCGAGTGATCACCGATCTCGACCGCAGACTCTTCGACCGGGTCGCCGTGAGCCGACTGCGCGGGGCCCACCCCGTGCTGCCCAGACTCACCAGAGCCGCCAACCACGGCGTGCTCTGGCTGGGCACGGCCGCCGTCCTGGCCGCCACCCGCAACCGCACCGCGCGCCGGGCGGCGCTGCGCGGGGTCGGCGCCCTCGCCCTCGCCTCGGCGACGGCCAACATCTTCGCCAAGGGCGCCACCCGGCGGCCCCGGCCGCTGCTGGACCAGGTCCCCGTCGTCCGCCGCCTGGTGGTGCAGCCGACCACCACCTCGTTCCCGTCCGGCCACTCCGCCTCGGCGGCGGCCTTCGCGACCGCCGTCGCGATCGAGTCCCCGCTGCTCGGCCTGGTGGTGGCGCCGGTCGCGGCCGGGGTGATCGCCTCCCGGGTCTACGTCGGCGTCCACTACCCGGGCGACGTCCTGGCCGGTGCCGCGCTCGGCGCCGGCCTCGCCGCGCTCACCCTGCGCTGGTGGCCGGCGCGCGCCGCCGAACCGGCCCGCACCGCGCCGCCCGGCACCGAGGCACCGGCCCTGCCGCGCGGGAACGGCCTGACCGTGGTGGTCAACCCGAGCGCCGGCGCGGACGGCCCCGAGGCCACCATGGCGGAGCTCCGCACCCTGCTGCCCGAGGCAGACCTCCGGCTCTGCGGCCCGGACGACGACCTCGCCGAACTGATGGACCGCGCCGCCGGGGCCGCCACCCGGGCCGGCGGCGCCCTCGGCGTGTGCGGCGGCGACGGCACCGTCAACCTGGCCGCCACCGTCGCCGCCCGCGACGGCCTGCCGCTCGCGGTCTTCCCCGGCGGCACCCTCAACCACTTCGCCGTCGACCTCGGCAGCCACGACCTGCGCTCCACCGCCGAGGCGGTGGAGCAGGGCAGCGCGGCCGGCGTCGACCTCGGCCGGGTGACCGGCGGCGACACCGACCGGCCGTTCCTCAACACCTTCAGCATCGGCGTCTACCCCGACCTGGTCCGCATCCGCGAGAAGCACGAGAAACGGATCGGCAAGTGGCCCGCGCTCGGGCTGGCCCTCACCCGGGTGCTGCGCACCGCCCAACCGATGCCGGTCAGCGTTTCCGGGGTGCCGCGCCTGCTCTGGCTGCTGTTCGCGGGCAACGGCCCGTACGACCCGCCGGGCTTCGCCCCCAGCCACCGCAGCCGCCTGGACGACGGCCGGCTCGACATCCGGGCCGTCGACGGCAGTCGGCCCTTCGCCCGGACCAGGCTGGTCGGCGCCTTCCTGCTCGGCACCCTCGGCAACTCCCGGATCTACCGGGAGGTCCGGCTCTCTGCGCTCGACCTGACGGACCTGCGCGGCGTGGACCACTTCACCGTCGACGGCGAGGTGGTGAAGGCCCCGGACCGGCTGCTGCTGCACAAGGCCGCCCGCGCCCTGACCGTCTACCGCCCGCAGGACCCGGCCATCCCCTGA
- a CDS encoding NAD-dependent epimerase/dehydratase family protein → MEILLTGGAGFIGSRIAAQLVAAGHGVRVLDALLPAVHPSGRAPRLPPGVRFRQGDVRDGALVEEELRGVDAVCHQAAMVGLGLDLDDAPEYVGCNDLGTAVLLAAMARAGVRDLVLAGSMVVYGEGSYRCGVHGAVAPGPRRVGDLDAGRFEPPCPECGAPLAPGLVGEDAAVDPRNVYAASKVAQELLASAWARACGGRVLTMRYHNVYGPGMPRDTPYAGVASLFRSALARGEAPRVYEDGGQRRDFVHVADVAAANVAALGAVAGRPPGSARAYNVGSGEVHTVGAMAAVLARASGGPAPVVTGRYRLGDVRHVTADSTRLRAELGWRPRVGFAEGMAEFAGAALRRDSGSSGR, encoded by the coding sequence ATGGAGATTCTGCTCACCGGCGGCGCCGGGTTCATCGGGTCGCGGATCGCGGCGCAGCTGGTCGCGGCCGGGCACGGGGTGCGGGTGCTGGACGCGCTGCTGCCCGCCGTCCATCCTTCGGGCCGGGCGCCGCGGCTGCCGCCGGGTGTCCGGTTCCGGCAGGGCGACGTCCGGGACGGCGCGCTGGTCGAGGAGGAGCTGCGGGGTGTGGACGCGGTCTGCCACCAGGCGGCGATGGTGGGCCTGGGGCTGGATCTCGACGACGCGCCCGAGTACGTGGGCTGCAACGACCTCGGTACGGCGGTGCTGCTCGCGGCGATGGCCCGGGCGGGGGTGCGGGACCTGGTGCTGGCGGGGTCGATGGTGGTGTACGGCGAGGGGAGCTACCGCTGCGGGGTGCACGGCGCGGTCGCGCCGGGGCCGCGCCGGGTCGGCGACCTGGACGCGGGGCGCTTCGAGCCGCCCTGCCCGGAGTGCGGCGCGCCGCTGGCGCCCGGGCTGGTCGGCGAGGACGCCGCGGTGGACCCGCGGAACGTCTACGCGGCGTCGAAGGTGGCGCAGGAGCTGCTCGCCTCGGCGTGGGCGCGGGCCTGCGGCGGACGGGTGCTGACGATGCGCTACCACAACGTGTACGGGCCGGGAATGCCCCGCGACACGCCGTACGCGGGGGTCGCCTCACTGTTCCGTTCGGCGCTGGCCCGGGGGGAGGCCCCCCGGGTGTACGAGGACGGCGGTCAGCGCCGGGACTTCGTGCACGTGGCGGACGTCGCGGCGGCCAACGTGGCCGCCCTCGGCGCGGTCGCCGGGCGCCCGCCGGGCAGCGCGCGGGCGTACAACGTGGGCAGCGGCGAGGTGCACACGGTGGGCGCGATGGCGGCGGTACTGGCCCGGGCCTCCGGCGGGCCGGCGCCGGTGGTCACCGGTCGGTACCGGCTGGGGGACGTCCGGCACGTCACGGCGGACTCGACGCGGCTGCGGGCCGAGCTCGGCTGGCGCCCGCGGGTGGGCTTCGCCGAGGGGATGGCGGAGTTCGCGGGGGCAGCGTTGCGGCGTGATTCGGGCAGCTCCGGGCGGTAG
- a CDS encoding serine/threonine-protein kinase → MEALVAGDPQQIGDYRLLRRLGAGGMGRVYLGRTAGGRTVAVKVVHGEYAADAEFRSRFRQEVEAARRVGGRWTAPVLDADTDGARPWVATGYVAGPALGTAVREFGPLPDGAVRTLGAGLADALAAVHGLGLVHRDVKPSNVLLALDGPQLIDFGIARALDAATALTRSGFVVGSPGFMSPEQARGQTPGPAGDVFSLGAVLAYAATGAAPFGEGLSAAVLIYRVVHEPPELGALDGDLRELVADCLAKEPADRPTPEQVRDRLTNGAGGPVRLGQAGWLPPAVSDSVARLAVELLGLDAEATREPAGRPAEFGPPTELDTPAAGRAPARQDTARQDTARPDAAGPTVAEAAGRSAQRGRRRAAAAGGVALALAATAGLTFWLSHGTAAPAGAGGAQQSSADSAEAGGAAGDGGQTGAAAEEGAAAQASGEPEPAGAVPDGYLGTWQGVVTQDSGTVSTYRVQLVQGQVGDTVGHASTTMAALGIQCGETSILVSASEQSVVVSETLTTSNPGCDPQVSVAVTFELNSDGSLELKQDGFASSRLTRQS, encoded by the coding sequence ATGGAAGCACTGGTCGCAGGGGATCCGCAGCAGATCGGCGACTACCGGTTGCTGCGGCGGCTGGGCGCCGGCGGGATGGGACGGGTCTACCTCGGCCGGACGGCCGGCGGCCGGACGGTGGCCGTCAAGGTGGTGCACGGCGAGTACGCCGCCGACGCCGAGTTCCGCAGCCGGTTCCGCCAGGAGGTCGAGGCGGCCCGGCGGGTCGGCGGCCGCTGGACGGCTCCGGTGCTGGACGCCGACACCGACGGCGCCCGTCCGTGGGTCGCCACCGGGTACGTGGCCGGGCCGGCCCTCGGCACGGCGGTCCGGGAGTTCGGGCCGCTGCCGGACGGCGCGGTGCGGACGCTCGGCGCGGGCCTGGCCGACGCTCTGGCGGCGGTGCACGGTCTCGGGCTGGTGCACCGGGACGTCAAGCCGTCCAACGTCCTGCTGGCCCTGGACGGCCCGCAGTTGATCGACTTCGGTATCGCCCGCGCGCTGGACGCCGCCACCGCGCTCACCCGCTCGGGCTTCGTGGTCGGCTCCCCCGGTTTCATGTCCCCCGAGCAGGCCCGGGGACAGACCCCGGGGCCGGCCGGCGACGTGTTCTCGCTGGGTGCGGTGCTCGCGTACGCGGCCACCGGCGCGGCACCGTTCGGCGAGGGGCTGAGCGCCGCCGTACTGATCTACCGGGTGGTCCACGAGCCGCCCGAGCTGGGCGCGTTGGACGGCGACCTGCGCGAGCTGGTGGCCGACTGCCTGGCCAAGGAGCCGGCCGACCGGCCGACGCCGGAGCAGGTCCGCGACCGGCTGACGAACGGTGCGGGCGGCCCGGTCCGCCTCGGGCAGGCCGGGTGGCTGCCGCCGGCGGTGTCCGACTCCGTCGCCCGGCTGGCGGTCGAGCTGCTCGGCCTCGACGCCGAGGCCACCCGCGAACCGGCCGGGCGCCCGGCGGAGTTCGGCCCGCCCACCGAGCTGGACACGCCGGCGGCCGGCCGGGCTCCGGCCCGGCAGGACACCGCCCGGCAGGACACCGCCCGACCGGACGCCGCCGGACCGACGGTGGCCGAGGCGGCCGGCCGGTCGGCGCAGCGCGGGCGCCGGCGGGCGGCCGCGGCCGGCGGGGTGGCGCTCGCGCTGGCCGCCACCGCGGGGCTGACCTTCTGGCTCAGCCACGGCACCGCGGCACCGGCCGGGGCCGGCGGGGCGCAGCAGTCCTCGGCCGACTCGGCGGAGGCGGGCGGCGCGGCGGGCGACGGCGGCCAGACCGGTGCCGCCGCGGAGGAGGGCGCGGCGGCCCAGGCATCCGGCGAGCCGGAGCCGGCCGGGGCCGTCCCGGACGGCTACCTCGGCACCTGGCAGGGGGTGGTGACCCAGGACTCGGGCACCGTCTCGACGTACCGGGTCCAGCTCGTCCAGGGCCAGGTCGGCGACACCGTCGGGCACGCGTCCACGACCATGGCCGCGCTCGGCATCCAGTGCGGGGAGACGTCCATCCTGGTCTCCGCCTCCGAGCAGTCCGTCGTGGTCTCGGAGACCCTCACCACGTCCAACCCGGGCTGCGACCCGCAGGTGTCGGTGGCGGTCACCTTCGAGCTGAACTCGGACGGCAGCCTGGAGCTGAAGCAGGACGGGTTCGCGAGCAGCAGGTTGACCCGGCAGTCCTGA
- a CDS encoding putative quinol monooxygenase, producing the protein MSQPVKLVILITTRPGRGPEQIAAFERLAPTVRAEAGCLQYDLHQVSGEPDRFVLVERWASKAALAAHDATPHMIEADAANPAFRAGLAEVIELVDEPLA; encoded by the coding sequence ATGTCGCAGCCGGTGAAACTCGTCATCCTGATCACCACTCGGCCGGGCCGCGGCCCGGAGCAGATCGCCGCCTTCGAGCGTCTCGCGCCGACCGTACGAGCCGAAGCGGGCTGCCTGCAGTACGACCTGCACCAGGTGAGTGGCGAGCCCGACCGCTTCGTCCTCGTCGAGCGGTGGGCGTCGAAGGCAGCGCTCGCCGCCCACGATGCCACCCCGCACATGATCGAAGCCGATGCGGCCAACCCGGCGTTCCGCGCGGGCCTCGCCGAGGTCATCGAGCTCGTCGACGAACCGCTGGCCTGA
- a CDS encoding alpha/beta fold hydrolase translates to MAGSGAAELRAAVEGRSSLEALLTAAEFDPESFTAADRAALGGAWSWLADVAGRGLDNGIGIGIGIGAMVDDDLAYVRAWGFDPAQVAAPTLALHGGRDRIVPSAHGVWLARRCHAAELRLLPGEGHVSVLAGATAALDWLSAHHV, encoded by the coding sequence ATGGCGGGCTCCGGCGCGGCCGAGCTGCGTGCCGCCGTCGAGGGCCGGTCCTCGCTCGAAGCCCTGCTGACCGCCGCCGAGTTCGATCCCGAGTCGTTCACCGCGGCCGACCGTGCGGCGCTCGGCGGCGCGTGGTCCTGGCTCGCCGACGTCGCCGGCCGGGGCCTGGACAACGGCATCGGCATCGGCATCGGCATCGGCGCCATGGTCGACGACGACCTCGCGTACGTCCGCGCCTGGGGGTTCGACCCCGCACAGGTGGCCGCGCCGACGCTGGCGCTGCACGGCGGCCGGGACCGGATCGTGCCGAGTGCGCACGGTGTGTGGCTGGCCCGGCGCTGCCACGCCGCCGAGCTCCGGCTGCTCCCCGGGGAAGGGCACGTCTCGGTGCTCGCCGGCGCGACGGCGGCCCTGGACTGGCTGTCCGCGCACCACGTCTGA
- a CDS encoding proprotein convertase P-domain-containing protein translates to MARIFTVDASAETADGRWRLRVSDKIIAFHGHLDAWALQF, encoded by the coding sequence GTGGCCCGGATCTTCACCGTCGACGCCTCCGCCGAGACCGCCGACGGCCGCTGGCGGCTGCGGGTGAGCGACAAGATCATCGCCTTCCACGGCCACCTCGACGCCTGGGCCCTGCAGTTCTGA
- a CDS encoding sensor histidine kinase produces the protein MKDLLLIAMFAALGACSAGLLGWPVVRLLRRRSVALSLFIVALVTVLAMTAGTLAVARAMFLSHHDLGVVITVTSMAAVVSLVTAALLGRQVVAGSRALTAAARTVGSDAGFTAPGRPLGSELAELSAELSATSARLAESRRREQALEHSRRELIAWISHDLRTPLAGLRAMAEALEDGVAEDPGRYLTRIGTEVDRLTGMVDDLFELSRIQAGALTLSPARVSVYDLVGDAIAGADPLARERGVRLEGAEVAAEPIEVDGREITRVLANLLVNAIRCTPADGVVAVAARREADEVLVSVTDGCGGIPEPDLSRVFETGWRGGSARTPRPAEAGAPGPHHGDTGAGLGLAIVRGIVEAHAGRASVRNVTGGCCFEIALPSAAALG, from the coding sequence GTGAAGGACCTGCTGCTCATCGCGATGTTCGCCGCCCTCGGGGCGTGTTCGGCCGGCCTGCTCGGCTGGCCGGTGGTGCGGCTGCTGCGCCGCCGCTCCGTCGCGCTCTCGCTGTTCATCGTCGCGCTGGTGACGGTGCTCGCCATGACGGCGGGGACGCTGGCGGTCGCCCGGGCGATGTTCCTGTCCCACCACGACCTCGGCGTGGTGATCACCGTGACCTCGATGGCCGCCGTGGTGTCCCTGGTCACCGCCGCCCTGCTGGGCCGCCAGGTGGTGGCGGGCAGCCGGGCGCTGACCGCGGCCGCCCGGACGGTCGGCAGCGACGCCGGGTTCACCGCACCCGGCCGCCCGCTGGGCTCCGAGCTCGCCGAGCTGAGCGCCGAACTGTCCGCCACCAGCGCCCGGCTGGCCGAGTCCCGTCGCCGCGAACAGGCCCTGGAGCACTCCCGCCGCGAGCTGATCGCCTGGATCTCGCACGACCTGCGCACCCCGCTGGCCGGGCTGCGGGCGATGGCCGAGGCCCTGGAGGACGGCGTCGCCGAGGACCCGGGCCGGTACCTGACGCGGATCGGCACCGAGGTGGACCGGCTGACCGGCATGGTCGACGACCTCTTCGAGCTCTCCCGCATCCAGGCCGGCGCGCTCACCCTCTCGCCCGCCCGGGTCTCGGTCTACGACCTGGTCGGCGACGCGATCGCCGGGGCGGACCCGCTGGCCCGTGAGCGCGGGGTCCGGCTGGAGGGTGCCGAGGTCGCCGCCGAGCCGATCGAGGTGGACGGCCGGGAGATCACCCGGGTGCTGGCCAACCTGCTGGTCAACGCGATCCGCTGCACCCCGGCCGACGGCGTGGTCGCGGTCGCCGCCCGCCGTGAGGCCGACGAGGTGCTGGTCTCGGTCACCGACGGCTGCGGCGGCATCCCCGAACCCGACCTGAGCCGGGTGTTCGAGACCGGCTGGCGGGGCGGCAGCGCCCGCACCCCCCGGCCGGCCGAGGCCGGCGCGCCCGGCCCCCACCACGGGGACACCGGCGCGGGCCTCGGCCTCGCGATCGTCCGCGGCATCGTGGAGGCCCACGCCGGGCGCGCCAGCGTGCGCAACGTCACGGGCGGCTGCTGCTTCGAGATCGCCCTGCCGTCCGCGGCCGCCCTGGGCTGA
- a CDS encoding response regulator transcription factor, whose product MTQTPPTARVLVVDDDPTVAEVVTGYLQRAGYLVDRAADGHQALARAAEHRPDLVVLDLMLPGLDGLEVCRRLRAGETGADLPVVMLTAKGEEADRILGLELGADDYVTKPFSPRELVLRIQSVLRRTVLAAPADGLLTAGDLTLDQQARRARRGGRELSLTLREFDLLAFLLRHPGTAFGREELMQRVWGWEFGDLSTVTVHVRRLREKIEDDPAAPVLISTVWGVGYRFDPVKG is encoded by the coding sequence GTGACCCAGACTCCTCCCACCGCCCGTGTCCTCGTGGTCGACGACGACCCCACCGTCGCCGAAGTCGTCACCGGCTACCTGCAGCGCGCGGGCTACCTGGTCGACCGCGCCGCCGACGGCCACCAGGCACTGGCCCGGGCCGCCGAGCACCGCCCCGACCTGGTGGTCCTCGACCTGATGCTGCCGGGGCTCGACGGCCTGGAGGTCTGCCGCCGGCTGCGGGCCGGCGAAACCGGCGCCGACCTGCCGGTGGTGATGCTCACCGCCAAGGGCGAGGAGGCCGACCGCATCCTCGGCCTGGAACTCGGCGCCGACGACTACGTCACCAAGCCGTTCAGCCCCCGCGAACTGGTGCTGCGGATCCAGTCCGTCCTGCGCCGCACCGTCCTCGCCGCGCCCGCCGACGGACTCCTCACCGCCGGGGACCTCACCCTCGACCAGCAGGCCCGCCGGGCCCGCCGGGGCGGGCGCGAGCTGTCCCTCACGCTGCGAGAGTTCGACCTGTTGGCCTTCCTGCTCCGGCACCCGGGCACCGCCTTCGGGCGGGAGGAGCTGATGCAGCGGGTCTGGGGCTGGGAGTTCGGCGACCTGTCCACCGTCACCGTCCACGTCCGCCGACTGCGGGAGAAGATCGAGGACGACCCGGCCGCCCCGGTGCTGATCAGCACCGTCTGGGGCGTCGGCTACCGCTTCGACCCGGTGAAGGGCTGA
- a CDS encoding DUF2064 domain-containing protein, which produces MRAVLAAPPPTLLVIAKEPVPGRVKTRLTPSCTPEQAAGLAEAALADTLATLSLVPAGRRLVVLDGAPGRWLPPGWEVAPQVTGGLDERLAAAFALAPPDRPALLVGMDTPQLGAATLAEPLSAARRPGVDAWYGPAADGGFWALGLARPTPELARRLLVGVEMSTGRTGAELLARIVAQGMTVCHLPELVDVDTVEDAELVSRAAPEGRFAVRWAAVGRTADQAAERAADRHERTARR; this is translated from the coding sequence ATGCGGGCCGTGCTGGCGGCGCCGCCGCCGACCCTGCTGGTGATCGCCAAGGAGCCGGTGCCCGGACGGGTGAAGACCCGTCTGACCCCCTCCTGCACCCCCGAGCAGGCCGCCGGGCTGGCCGAGGCCGCGCTGGCGGACACCCTCGCGACCCTCTCGCTGGTCCCGGCCGGCCGGCGGCTGGTGGTGCTGGACGGGGCGCCCGGCCGCTGGCTCCCGCCCGGCTGGGAGGTCGCGCCGCAGGTGACGGGCGGTCTGGACGAGCGGCTCGCCGCGGCCTTCGCGCTCGCCCCGCCGGACCGGCCGGCGCTGCTGGTCGGCATGGACACCCCCCAGCTGGGCGCCGCCACGCTGGCCGAGCCGCTCTCCGCCGCGCGGCGGCCCGGCGTGGACGCCTGGTACGGACCGGCGGCGGACGGCGGCTTCTGGGCGCTGGGGCTGGCCCGGCCGACGCCGGAGCTCGCCCGTCGGCTGCTGGTCGGGGTCGAGATGTCGACCGGGCGGACGGGAGCGGAGCTGCTGGCGCGGATCGTGGCGCAGGGCATGACGGTCTGCCATCTGCCGGAACTGGTGGACGTGGACACGGTCGAGGACGCCGAGCTGGTCTCCCGGGCGGCTCCCGAGGGGCGGTTCGCCGTCCGCTGGGCGGCCGTCGGCCGGACCGCCGACCAGGCCGCCGAACGGGCAGCGGACCGGCACGAGCGGACGGCCCGCCGATGA
- a CDS encoding methyltransferase domain-containing protein codes for MTTAVRPWVDDPFAEAMRTGRGPLWLRGADGSRRPLEVDRWCGPAAGADHSLLLRCLDSAEPALDIGCGPGRLVAELLALGVPALGVDVTRAAVARTTGLGGLALCRSVFDRLPGEGRWGTALLADGNLGIGGDPDALLHRSARLLGPGGRLLVEVEPRPADERLTVRVEGPDGRLGPPFGWARLDADALARRAAPAGLAEVERWSSHGRAFVALRRPER; via the coding sequence ATGACGACCGCCGTGCGGCCCTGGGTCGACGACCCGTTCGCCGAGGCCATGCGGACCGGCCGCGGCCCGCTCTGGCTGCGCGGCGCGGACGGCAGCCGCCGGCCGCTGGAGGTGGACCGGTGGTGCGGCCCGGCGGCCGGCGCCGACCACAGTCTGCTGCTGCGCTGCCTGGACTCCGCCGAACCCGCCCTGGACATCGGCTGCGGGCCGGGCCGGCTGGTCGCCGAACTGCTGGCGCTCGGTGTCCCGGCGCTCGGGGTGGACGTCACCCGGGCGGCCGTCGCCCGGACCACCGGCCTCGGCGGGCTCGCCCTGTGCCGTTCGGTCTTCGACCGGCTGCCCGGCGAGGGCCGCTGGGGCACCGCCCTGCTCGCCGACGGCAACCTCGGCATCGGCGGCGACCCGGACGCCCTGCTGCACCGGTCCGCCCGGCTGCTCGGCCCCGGCGGCCGACTGCTGGTCGAGGTCGAACCCCGGCCCGCCGACGAGCGGCTGACGGTCCGGGTCGAGGGGCCGGACGGCCGCCTCGGGCCGCCGTTCGGCTGGGCCCGGCTGGACGCCGACGCCCTCGCCCGGCGCGCCGCGCCGGCCGGGCTGGCCGAGGTCGAGCGATGGAGCTCGCACGGCCGGGCCTTCGTCGCCCTGCGCCGCCCGGAGCGGTGA